A stretch of DNA from Chloroflexota bacterium:
CGATAGCAAGCAAAATAGCAGTGAGGGCCTACGCAGCCCAAGGAAGGTGAAAGGGAGAATAACGAAGGTATTTTTCGTACAGCAAGACCTGCTGAAAGGAGGAATGGAGATGAAAAGCAGTAAGAGCAAGAAGGTTAGCCGCAGGGAGTTTTTGAAGAGTGTCGCCGTGGCCACCGGAGCTTTGGCCGCAGGCCCTCTATTGGCAGCCTGCGCACCCGCTGCCGTACCTACCCCCACGCCGACTACGGCCAAGCCAACGCCGGTGGCAGTGGCGCCAACACCAACACCCACAACAGCGCCGCCCACTGCCACACCGACACCTAAAATCGGTCCAGTAACCATCTTATCAAAGGGTGGTAGCTACCAGGAGGCGCAGCGCAAGGCCTATTTCCAACCGTTTGAGAAGGAAACGGGCATTAAGGTCATCGAGGCCGAGGGGGTTGATCTGGCCAAGATCAAGGCGATGGTGGAGAGCAAGAACGTTGAGGTGGACGTCATCGATGCAGACGCCAGCCTGCTCTACGCCCTGAAGAAGGCCAATCTGGTGGAGAAGATCGATCCGAGCAAGATCGATAAGGCCGATCTCGACAGTGTTGACCCCAAGATGCTTGATCCCTATGCCGTACCCCACATAGTCTATTCAGCCATCCTGTGCTACCGCACCGATGTCTTCCCCACTGGTAAACACCCTAAGAGCTGGGCCGAAGTATGGGATGTTAAGAAGTTCCCAGGCAAGCGCACCTTCCCTTCCGGGGAAAGGGGCAGCCTCCCACCTCTTGAGTTTGCTCTCCTGGCCGATGGTATACCTGTCGACAAGCTTTATCCTATCGACATAGACCGAGCCTTCAAGAAGATAGATGAGATCAAAAAGGACATCGTCTGGGCGCATACCTCAGCTCAACTGATGCAGTTCTATGTAGATAAGGAGGCTGTCGTCGGTCAGGGATGGGACGGTCGCGTTGGCGCCTTGAAGAAACAGGGTGCTCCACTGGAAATTGAGTGGAATCAAGGACGACTGATGCTTGACTACTTCGTCATCCCCAAGGGGGCCAAGAATTATGAGGGGGCGATGAGATTCCTGGCCTATATAGCCAAGGGTAAGCCACAAGCTGATCTGGTCAAGATCATCCCCTATGGACCAACTAACAAGCGAGCCTACGATTACATCGATGCAGCGGTGGCACGTACCCTCACCAGCTACCCTGATAACGTGAAGAACCAATTCATTTATGATGCAGTCTGGTGGGGCGAGAACCTGCAAAAGGTAGTCGAGAAGTGGAATGAGTGGAAGCTACGCTAGCAGCGAGGGTATAGTCAGCACAGGTAACTATATCCTACAAAACGTGGCGGCGTGTATCGGGTCATCGTATAACGATACGCCGCCACGTGACCCCAAATGTAGAGAGGGATGAAGATACATTGACCCCAACGATTGGCTTGATATTCCTGACCCGGTCAGAGAGCCCTGAATATGTTGAAGAGGAGGCCCAACACCGGGAATATCGCCAGAAGTCTATGGAGGGCCTCGCTCAACTACCAGTGAACATACCCCTACAGGCCGTAGTAAGAACCCGCTCAGAGGCCATAACAACCATCCAAGAATTTAAGGATAAGGATGTTGACCTGATAATATTAGGTTTCGCCCATTGGGTCAGCGAGGACCTACCTATCTATTTTGCTACCGAGCTCCGTCAACCCCTCCTCCTTTGGTCCCTGGGGGAGGGATCGCCTTGGGTCTACCTCTCCGGCCTTGTCAGCACCGCCAGTAACCTCGCTCGACTCGGCCGCCAATTCGCTTATGTAATTGGTGCTGCCGACGAGGCGAAGGTCCTAAACGAGATCCTCATTCACGCCCTAGCCTCAGCTATAGCTAAAAGACTGCGCCACACTAGATTAGGACTGGTAGGCTATGCCTGTCCTGGTATGATCGACGCTGGGCTAGATGAGATCGGACTAAGAAGATTAGGGCTAGAGGTCGTTCGACTCGACGCGCTAGAGCTTCTAGCCAAATACGAGAACTTAACCGACCAAGAGGCCGATAACGTCGCCAACGTAGTCGTTTGCCAAAGTGGGAAGGTCATTGAGCCCACCCACGAGGAGCTGCGAGCAGCTGCCAATCTCTACTTAGCGCTAAAGGCAATGGTGAATGAATACGCCCTCGATGGGATCGGCGTGCGCTGCTGGCCAGAGATTTATCACCGCTTCTCACCTTGCTTGGCCTTCTCCCAATTTATGGATGAGGGGATCATTGGGGTATGCGAAAACGATGCTACCGCTGCGGTGACCATGTTCGCTTGCCACTGGTTAACAAATCAACCGGTTTTTCTGGGAGACATAGGGGCAATCATCCCTGAGTTACAAGCCATCCAATTATGGCACTGTGGCCACGCCTCTCTAGGATTGGCATCGACGCAGGATAAGGTTAGACTACGCAAGAATCAGCGAACCAACATCGGCGTCACCCTCGAATTCCCATTGCGACAGGGACGGGTAACTTTAGCCAAGTTAACTAAAAAGATAAACGGCCAGTTTCGTCTATTCACGGCTCTCGGACAAAGCATCGAGGGACCACCTGGAAGGGGCAATATCGCTTACGTCCAGACCGATACACCTGTGCGCGAGGTCCTGGATACTATGATAACAAAGGGGGTAGAGCATCATCTTGTTATGGCCTATGGAGATATTAGGCGAGAGCTGAGCGCCCTGGGCAGATTGCTTGGCGTCGAGGAGATCTATGTTTAGAGCAGTGACTATTCCTGTCTACCTACATCTGCTTAAGGAGATACTACCGTGACCGCGCTAAGAAAGCTATTCGAGCCAATCAGAATCGGACAAATGGAGCTGCGCAACAGGCTGGTCTTTGCCCCCATCAACTCCCAGTTTGGAGCTGAGGATGGAGCCGTAACTCAGAGACTAATCGACTACCACGTTGAGCGGGCTAAGGGTGGGGTTGGACTAATAATTCTTGATAACGCTATCATCGAATGGCCCAGAGGGAAGGTCGGCGGCAAGCCACTAAGAATAGATAACGACAAATACATCGCTGGGTTAAATGAGCTGGTAGAGGAGGTACACGCCTGGGGGGCCAAAATCGCTGCCCAGATAAACCACGTGGGCCGGGTGGGCGCCTGGGAAAGCGTCGAAGGGGAGCAGGTTGTCTCCGCCTCTGAGGTCTCCTACGTCGCCCGTGGCCTCACTCCCCGGCCACTGACCGTTGCAGAGATCAAGAAGTATGTTGAGACGTTCGCTCAAGCAGCGCGAAGGTCCAAGCAAGCCGGCTTCGATGCTGTAGAAATCCACGCCGCCCACGGCTATCTCATCACCCAGTTCCTATCGCCCTACACCAATAGACGAACGGATGATTATGGCGGGAGCCTCAAGAACCGAATGCGATTCCTCCTTGAGATTGTACAACGAATAAGGCAAATGCTCGGCGCAGATTACCCCATATTATGTCGTCTCAGTGGTTCCGAGTTCGTGGAAGGTGGGCTCTCCATTAAAGATACCGTACTAATAGCTCAAGAACTGGAGGCGGCGGGGGTGAATGCTATAGATGTCTCTGCTGGCATCTACGAATCGTGCTACTGGACCTTCCCTTCCATGGCGATGCCCCGCGGTTGTATGGTCCACCTGGCCGAGGCCGTAAAGAAAGCGGTAAATATAGCGGTCATCACTGTGGGCCGCATCAACGACCCCCTCCTGGCCAAACAGATCCTTCAAGAGAAAAGGGCAGACCTTGTGGCTATGGGGAGACCCCTATTGGCCGATCCTGAGCTACCCAAGAAGGCTGCCGAAGGGCGTCTGGAGGATATTC
This window harbors:
- a CDS encoding ABC transporter substrate-binding protein encodes the protein MKSSKSKKVSRREFLKSVAVATGALAAGPLLAACAPAAVPTPTPTTAKPTPVAVAPTPTPTTAPPTATPTPKIGPVTILSKGGSYQEAQRKAYFQPFEKETGIKVIEAEGVDLAKIKAMVESKNVEVDVIDADASLLYALKKANLVEKIDPSKIDKADLDSVDPKMLDPYAVPHIVYSAILCYRTDVFPTGKHPKSWAEVWDVKKFPGKRTFPSGERGSLPPLEFALLADGIPVDKLYPIDIDRAFKKIDEIKKDIVWAHTSAQLMQFYVDKEAVVGQGWDGRVGALKKQGAPLEIEWNQGRLMLDYFVIPKGAKNYEGAMRFLAYIAKGKPQADLVKIIPYGPTNKRAYDYIDAAVARTLTSYPDNVKNQFIYDAVWWGENLQKVVEKWNEWKLR
- a CDS encoding FAD-dependent oxidoreductase is translated as MTALRKLFEPIRIGQMELRNRLVFAPINSQFGAEDGAVTQRLIDYHVERAKGGVGLIILDNAIIEWPRGKVGGKPLRIDNDKYIAGLNELVEEVHAWGAKIAAQINHVGRVGAWESVEGEQVVSASEVSYVARGLTPRPLTVAEIKKYVETFAQAARRSKQAGFDAVEIHAAHGYLITQFLSPYTNRRTDDYGGSLKNRMRFLLEIVQRIRQMLGADYPILCRLSGSEFVEGGLSIKDTVLIAQELEAAGVNAIDVSAGIYESCYWTFPSMAMPRGCMVHLAEAVKKAVNIAVITVGRINDPLLAKQILQEKRADLVAMGRPLLADPELPKKAAEGRLEDIRPCIACNDCIDRTRHYLLLGCAVNPELGREVRYKITPAEKAKRVLIVGGGPAGMETARVARLRGHQVLLCERNNRLGGQLLLASAPPFKKEIVGLITYFINQLERLGVEVRLRTEVTPRLIEEIKPEAVILATGAEPLRGEIFGRQRDNVITANELLAGERELGDKVIVVGGGQVGCDVAELLATQGHKVAIVEMLEDIAQDMEYSMRLFLDHRFAELGIRVLTKAKVEMISEDSVVFLDSEGKRQTLEANAVVLALGSKANNKLMQSLKGKVAELYTVGDCVAPRKIYQAIHEGARVARLL